Proteins from a genomic interval of Equus quagga isolate Etosha38 chromosome 13, UCLA_HA_Equagga_1.0, whole genome shotgun sequence:
- the TFPT gene encoding TCF3 fusion partner: MELEQREGTMAAVGFEEFSAPPGSELALPPLFGGHILESELETEVEFVSGGLGGSGLRERDEEEEAARGRRRRQRELNRRKYQALGRRCREIEQVNERVLSRLHQVQRITRRLQQERRFLMRVLDSYGDDYRAGQFTIVLEDEGSQGTDAPTPGNAENEPPEKEGLSPPRRTPAPPEPSSPAPGEGPSGRKRRRAPRDGRRAGAALTPELAPVQIKVEEDFGFEADEALDSSWVSRGPDKLLPYPTLASPPFD, from the exons ATGGaactggagcagagagaggg GACCATGGCAGCCGTGGGTTTTGAAGAATTCTCAGCGCCGCCAGGCTCGGAGTTGGCGCTGCCTCCGCTGTTCGGTGGCCACATCCTGGAGAGCGAGCTTGAGACAGAAGTGGAGTTTGTGTCCGGCGGTCTTGGCGGCTCGGGGCTCCGGGAGCGGGacgaagaggaggaggcagcccgGGGCCGGCGGCGCCGCCAGCGGGAACTAAATCGCAGGAAGTATCAGGCGCTGGGCCGGCGCTGCCGGGAGATCGAGCAG GTGAACGAGCGGGTCCTGAGCAGGCTCCATCAGGTCCAGCGGATAACGCGCAGACTGCAGCAGGAGCGGAG GTTTCTCATGAGAGTGCTGGACTCCTACGGCGATGACTACCGGGCCGGCCAGTTCACCATTGTACTGGAG GACGAGGGCAGCCAGGGCACAGATGCCCCCACCCCGGGCAACGCCGAGAACGAGCCTCCAGAGAAAGAGGGGCTGTCCCCGCCCAGAAGGACGCCCGCACCCCCAGAACCCAGCAGCCCAGCCCCGGGTGAGGGGCCCAGTGGGCGGAAGAGGCGGCGAGCGCCCCGGGATGGACGCCGAGCAGGAGCCGCGCTGACGCCAGAACTGGCCCCGGTGCAG ATCAAGGTCGAGGAAGACTTTGGCTTCGAAGCAGATGAGGCCCTGGATTCCAGTTGGGTTTCTCGGGGCCCAGACAAACTGCTGCCCTACCCCACCCTAGCCAGCCCCCCCTTTGACTGA